The following are encoded together in the Salinibacterium sp. UTAS2018 genome:
- a CDS encoding DUF805 domain-containing protein, giving the protein MTFFESITTVFRKYAEFGGVAGRPEYWWFALFSFITTAIAGSLDPFAGTDMANVGFSMGLSSAWSLALLLPQLAVTVRRLRDTGRHWGNIFWILVPVAGLVVLIVLLSQPGIAWQQQPSVHPQPPAAP; this is encoded by the coding sequence ATGACATTCTTCGAATCCATCACCACCGTCTTTCGCAAGTACGCGGAGTTCGGTGGCGTCGCCGGTCGTCCCGAATACTGGTGGTTCGCTCTGTTTTCGTTCATCACAACGGCAATCGCCGGTTCGCTCGATCCTTTTGCCGGAACCGACATGGCCAATGTCGGATTCTCGATGGGCTTGAGCAGCGCCTGGTCTCTCGCACTGCTGCTGCCGCAGCTTGCTGTCACGGTGCGCCGACTCCGCGATACCGGCCGCCACTGGGGCAATATCTTCTGGATCCTCGTGCCGGTTGCTGGTCTCGTGGTTCTTATTGTCTTACTGTCCCAGCCAGGCATCGCGTGGCAGCAACAACCGAGCGTTCACCCCCAGCCCCCAGCCGCTCCATAA
- a CDS encoding NAD(P) transhydrogenase subunit alpha, which produces MMETLYSNLAIFVLALLVGVEVIGKIPSTLHTPMMSGSNAIHGVVIAGAVVTASLADSPTGYILTFIAGAFAAANVFGGYVVTDRILKMFTRPTPPKKADTTTTEDAS; this is translated from the coding sequence CTGATGGAAACCTTGTACAGCAACCTCGCGATCTTCGTACTCGCGCTTCTCGTGGGCGTCGAAGTGATCGGCAAGATTCCCTCGACCCTGCACACCCCGATGATGTCGGGATCTAACGCCATCCACGGGGTCGTAATCGCTGGTGCGGTTGTCACGGCATCGCTCGCTGACTCCCCTACCGGCTACATCCTGACCTTCATTGCGGGCGCCTTCGCTGCCGCGAACGTATTCGGAGGCTATGTCGTCACTGACCGGATTCTGAAAATGTTCACACGGCCCACACCTCCTAAAAAAGCTGACACCACCACAACGGAGGACGCATCATGA
- a CDS encoding NAD(P)(+) transhydrogenase (Re/Si-specific) subunit beta yields MTGFQFLVGILYLLSASLFVVGLHMMRAPATARNGNRISAIGMVIAVLATIVLALVVDGGEWIAWVALTAGVLVGAVFGVYRARTVKMTDVPQLVSVFNAVGGSAAAAIAFAAFILATSSDPLELTVSIPVVLDVLIGSITFSGSLIAAGKLQGIIPGNPVTFPGSRLLNALVALIALGASVAAVMLPHNTLLLLVVLVTALILGILMVLAIGGADAPVVVSLLNALTGLAVAMAGFAIDNQALIIAGALVGAAGTILTLQMAQAMNRSVLSIIVGGFGTGETTATAGPADEDLTNVRSLTSDDVAIQLAYAQHVLIVPGYGLAAAQAQHEVAELAALLMAHNIDVKYAIHPVAGRMPGHMNVLLAEANVPYEQMLQLDEANAAFDNCDVALVIGANDVCNPDARKPGNAVSGMPILDADHAKAVVVIKRSMRPGYAGITNPLFTDPKTGMLFADAKKALKDITVAVKEYVSA; encoded by the coding sequence ATGACCGGTTTCCAGTTCCTCGTCGGAATTCTCTATCTACTTTCGGCATCGCTCTTCGTCGTGGGGCTCCACATGATGCGGGCGCCCGCGACTGCCCGAAACGGTAACCGCATCTCTGCTATCGGCATGGTTATTGCGGTCCTCGCGACGATTGTGCTCGCCCTCGTTGTCGACGGCGGCGAATGGATTGCGTGGGTTGCCCTCACCGCAGGCGTGCTCGTCGGTGCAGTGTTCGGGGTCTATCGCGCTCGTACCGTCAAAATGACCGATGTCCCTCAGCTCGTGAGCGTGTTCAACGCCGTCGGAGGTAGCGCGGCTGCCGCAATCGCCTTCGCCGCGTTCATTCTCGCGACGAGTTCAGATCCTCTTGAATTGACGGTCTCTATCCCTGTTGTTCTCGATGTCCTGATCGGCTCGATTACTTTCTCCGGCTCGCTGATCGCGGCGGGAAAGCTCCAGGGCATCATCCCCGGTAATCCCGTCACATTCCCCGGCTCACGTCTGCTCAATGCGCTGGTCGCGTTGATCGCGCTCGGTGCGAGCGTCGCGGCAGTGATGCTTCCCCACAACACGCTGTTGCTCTTGGTCGTGCTCGTGACCGCACTCATCCTCGGCATTCTTATGGTGCTGGCGATTGGTGGCGCCGATGCTCCCGTCGTCGTTTCGCTCCTCAACGCCCTGACCGGCCTCGCCGTGGCCATGGCTGGCTTTGCGATCGACAATCAGGCGCTCATCATCGCGGGTGCCTTGGTCGGCGCAGCGGGCACCATCCTGACGCTGCAAATGGCGCAAGCGATGAATCGTTCCGTACTCTCGATCATCGTCGGAGGCTTCGGCACCGGCGAGACTACGGCGACGGCAGGTCCCGCGGATGAGGATCTCACCAATGTGAGGAGCCTCACCTCCGATGATGTCGCGATTCAGCTCGCCTATGCGCAACACGTGCTGATCGTTCCCGGCTACGGACTCGCCGCCGCCCAAGCCCAACACGAAGTTGCGGAACTCGCCGCCCTGCTCATGGCGCACAACATCGACGTCAAGTATGCGATTCACCCAGTTGCCGGCCGTATGCCAGGCCACATGAATGTGCTGCTGGCCGAAGCCAACGTGCCCTACGAACAAATGCTCCAGCTCGACGAGGCAAATGCAGCGTTCGACAACTGCGATGTCGCTCTTGTAATCGGCGCCAACGACGTCTGCAACCCGGATGCTCGCAAGCCGGGCAATGCCGTCTCCGGAATGCCCATTCTCGACGCCGATCATGCCAAAGCCGTTGTCGTCATCAAGCGCTCGATGCGGCCTGGCTATGCGGGCATCACGAACCCGCTGTTCACCGATCCCAAGACGGGGATGCTCTTTGCTGACGCTAAGAAGGCGCTCAAGGACATCACCGTCGCTGTCAAAGAGTATGTCTCGGCCTAA
- a CDS encoding YHYH protein, whose amino-acid sequence MGRRLSTLAAASVLLLALAGCTAAESTDAETSTPTVEATESATTANTATFAASNGDCDAMAATLRDVESANPDLVDPELAAVCDGDTLTITSNSIPDYLYIATTPGSPKVSELTMTIPVTPTEADEPSAVPYLGALGVAVNGVPIYGPTEGTGGDVQSLEGALSVCGSHSGPTDFHIHWFGYADGVDCLYDADEVETGESLVVGWAADGYPIMSGIVCSDDECSKTTQLTSSWELTDESQFATDTWAAHSYVEGSGDLDECNGRVDSDGQYRYYATPTFPYFLGCYHGDVADDALSGNNAAAPGGGPA is encoded by the coding sequence ATGGGACGACGACTTTCCACACTGGCCGCGGCGAGCGTGCTGCTCCTTGCTCTCGCCGGCTGTACGGCTGCCGAGAGCACTGACGCTGAAACCAGCACGCCTACGGTCGAGGCAACCGAGAGCGCCACGACCGCAAACACGGCAACTTTTGCCGCGTCGAACGGTGACTGTGACGCGATGGCAGCGACGCTGCGTGACGTCGAGAGCGCTAATCCTGATCTGGTTGACCCGGAACTCGCGGCAGTCTGCGATGGCGACACCCTCACGATCACCAGCAACAGCATCCCCGACTATCTCTACATCGCGACCACACCAGGATCGCCCAAAGTTTCCGAATTGACCATGACCATCCCGGTCACCCCTACCGAAGCAGACGAGCCAAGCGCTGTGCCCTATCTTGGTGCCCTCGGCGTTGCGGTCAACGGAGTACCGATCTACGGGCCTACAGAAGGCACCGGCGGAGATGTGCAGTCCCTCGAGGGTGCCCTTTCGGTCTGCGGCAGCCACAGCGGTCCAACCGACTTCCACATCCATTGGTTTGGCTACGCGGATGGTGTCGATTGTCTCTATGACGCTGACGAGGTAGAAACCGGTGAATCACTCGTCGTGGGCTGGGCCGCTGACGGCTACCCCATCATGTCCGGCATCGTGTGCTCGGATGACGAGTGCAGTAAAACGACTCAGCTCACGAGCAGTTGGGAACTCACCGACGAATCACAATTCGCCACCGACACCTGGGCCGCCCACAGCTATGTCGAAGGCTCTGGCGACCTCGACGAATGCAACGGACGTGTCGACAGCGACGGACAGTACCGTTACTACGCCACCCCTACGTTCCCGTACTTCCTCGGTTGCTACCACGGTGATGTTGCGGATGACGCTCTGAGCGGTAACAACGCCGCCGCTCCCGGTGGTGGCCCGGCATGA
- a CDS encoding 2,3-butanediol dehydrogenase, with amino-acid sequence MKAARFHGRKDIRIDDIPEPELRPGAVAIDVAWCGICGTDLHEYLEGPIFIPAAGHPHPLTHEEVPVTMGHEFSGTITALGEGVTDLTVGENVVVEPYFVCGECAPCRAGNYNLCTKMGFIGLAGGGGGLSEKIVVERRWVHPIGDIPLDQAALIEPLAVGHHAFVRSGAKAGDTAFIGGGGPIGLLLAAVLSAEGITVIMSEPGTARREMALSTGVADHVIDPSVEDAVAKVMELTNGVGADVAFECSSINAVLDQLFDAVKPTGVIVNVSIWGHPAQLDMQKLVLKEIDLRGTIAYAHDHPATIKLVQDGKVNLEPFITGRIHLDKLIDEGFMTLIDHKETAVKIIVRPEVSNVS; translated from the coding sequence ATGAAGGCAGCACGTTTCCACGGACGCAAAGACATCCGCATCGATGACATTCCGGAACCAGAGCTTCGCCCCGGCGCAGTCGCTATCGATGTCGCATGGTGCGGCATCTGCGGCACCGACCTTCACGAGTATCTCGAAGGCCCAATCTTCATCCCGGCGGCTGGGCATCCGCACCCGCTGACTCACGAAGAAGTTCCCGTGACCATGGGCCACGAATTCTCAGGAACAATCACGGCTCTTGGCGAAGGAGTCACCGATCTCACAGTCGGAGAGAACGTTGTCGTTGAACCGTACTTTGTGTGCGGCGAGTGCGCCCCCTGTCGCGCCGGTAACTATAATCTCTGCACGAAAATGGGCTTCATCGGGCTGGCTGGCGGAGGCGGCGGTTTGAGCGAAAAGATCGTCGTCGAACGTCGCTGGGTTCACCCCATCGGAGACATCCCCCTCGATCAGGCCGCGCTCATTGAACCCCTTGCTGTCGGCCATCACGCGTTCGTTCGCAGTGGCGCGAAAGCCGGAGATACTGCTTTTATCGGTGGCGGTGGCCCGATCGGTCTCCTGCTCGCCGCCGTGCTCTCCGCCGAGGGAATCACCGTCATCATGTCTGAGCCAGGCACAGCGCGCCGCGAAATGGCGCTCTCTACGGGGGTCGCCGATCACGTGATCGATCCCAGTGTTGAGGATGCCGTAGCCAAGGTCATGGAACTGACCAACGGAGTGGGCGCCGACGTCGCATTCGAGTGCTCGAGCATCAACGCGGTGCTCGATCAGCTCTTCGATGCGGTGAAGCCCACTGGAGTGATTGTCAACGTCTCCATCTGGGGTCACCCGGCACAGCTCGATATGCAAAAACTGGTGCTCAAGGAGATCGATCTGCGCGGAACCATTGCCTACGCGCACGATCACCCTGCAACCATCAAGCTCGTTCAAGACGGCAAGGTCAATCTGGAGCCGTTCATCACGGGTCGGATCCACCTCGACAAACTCATCGACGAGGGTTTCATGACGTTGATAGATCACAAAGAAACTGCCGTCAAAATCATCGTTCGCCCGGAGGTCAGCAATGTCTCATGA
- a CDS encoding GAF and ANTAR domain-containing protein, with translation MLSNPEVSATPAPADDCLCSPFATTLNVTGVAISVIDEYGNQLTVSVNGRLAARLDALQFELGEGPARQVLSSRSPVLWPDLEQDSETGWPVFQNAARELGVRGVFSFPLVLGNAVVGAVNLSTTTPRSADADFVSNAQSMANNVALTAAEWALHAAQRHSSPETEQAPALRREVHQATGIIISQLGLSAPDAFARLQAHAFSTGRPVDDVARDIVTRVLEFDPVTE, from the coding sequence ATGCTTTCGAATCCAGAAGTTTCAGCAACACCGGCGCCAGCTGACGATTGCCTCTGCTCGCCTTTCGCAACGACGCTCAACGTCACCGGCGTGGCAATTTCAGTCATCGATGAATACGGAAACCAATTGACCGTCTCCGTCAATGGCCGCCTTGCTGCACGATTGGATGCTCTTCAATTTGAGCTTGGTGAGGGACCAGCGCGGCAAGTACTTTCTAGCCGCTCCCCCGTGTTGTGGCCTGATCTCGAGCAGGACTCTGAGACAGGATGGCCCGTTTTCCAGAATGCCGCGCGCGAGCTCGGTGTCCGCGGAGTTTTCAGTTTTCCGCTCGTGCTCGGCAACGCCGTCGTCGGAGCAGTCAACTTGAGCACAACCACGCCTCGCTCGGCCGATGCCGATTTCGTTTCGAATGCTCAAAGCATGGCGAATAATGTAGCGCTCACGGCCGCTGAATGGGCACTTCACGCTGCTCAACGACACAGTTCGCCAGAGACTGAACAAGCACCAGCCCTTCGGCGCGAAGTCCATCAGGCCACGGGCATCATTATTTCGCAGTTAGGTCTCTCCGCTCCGGATGCCTTTGCCCGGCTGCAAGCCCATGCATTCTCTACTGGTCGCCCCGTCGATGATGTAGCACGTGACATAGTTACGCGCGTGCTTGAGTTCGATCCCGTCACCGAATAA
- the glpK gene encoding glycerol kinase GlpK, translating to MNYILSIDQGTTSTRAIIFDHDGKPVTSGQLEHDQIFPRAGWVEHNATQIWNNTREVIGQALSKANITRHSIAAVGITNQRETAIIWDRATGEPVYNAIVWQDTRTQAIIDRIADGDTDKFKKITGLPLATYFSASKIVWMLDNVEGVRERAEAGELAFGTPDTWVLWNLTGGPDGGVHATDVTNASRTLLMDLESRTWSEDILAELGIPASLMPDIRSSSEVYGTVSSSSLLREVPVAGILGDQQAATFGQAAFDAGESKNTYGTGNFLLTNTGTDIVHSDNGLITTLAYQLGDDAPRYAIEGSIAVTGSLIQWLRDNLGIISRSEEVETLAASVDDNGGVYFVPAFSGLFAPHWRPDARGAILGLTRFANKGHIARAALEATAFQTSDVIEAANADADVAMTELRVDGGMVANSTLMQFQADILNMPVVRPEVAETTALGAAYAAGLAVDYWSGLDELRDRWNEGERWEPQMDAAERERLIRNWKKAITKTLDWVNEDTD from the coding sequence GTGAACTACATACTCTCGATTGATCAGGGCACCACGAGTACCCGTGCGATCATTTTCGATCACGATGGCAAGCCGGTCACCTCGGGCCAGCTGGAGCACGATCAGATTTTCCCCAGGGCGGGTTGGGTCGAGCACAACGCCACCCAAATCTGGAACAACACGCGCGAGGTCATCGGTCAAGCGCTCTCCAAGGCAAACATCACGCGGCACAGCATCGCCGCGGTCGGCATCACCAACCAGCGCGAAACGGCCATCATCTGGGATCGGGCCACCGGTGAGCCCGTCTACAACGCCATCGTCTGGCAAGACACTCGCACTCAAGCCATCATCGACCGCATCGCCGATGGCGACACCGACAAGTTCAAGAAAATCACCGGGCTTCCCCTAGCGACGTATTTCTCAGCTTCCAAGATCGTCTGGATGCTCGACAACGTCGAGGGAGTGCGCGAGCGGGCCGAGGCGGGCGAGCTCGCTTTCGGAACCCCCGATACCTGGGTGCTCTGGAATCTCACCGGCGGCCCCGACGGCGGAGTGCACGCCACTGACGTCACGAACGCGAGCCGCACGCTGCTGATGGATCTCGAGTCGCGCACGTGGAGCGAAGACATTCTCGCCGAACTGGGCATTCCCGCCTCGCTCATGCCCGACATCCGCAGCTCGTCTGAGGTCTACGGCACTGTGTCGAGCTCGAGTCTGTTGCGCGAAGTACCGGTCGCAGGGATCTTGGGTGATCAGCAGGCTGCGACATTCGGTCAAGCTGCCTTCGACGCCGGCGAATCGAAAAACACCTATGGCACCGGAAACTTCCTCCTCACCAACACGGGCACCGATATCGTGCACTCCGACAACGGACTCATCACGACCCTCGCCTATCAACTCGGCGACGATGCGCCGCGCTACGCGATTGAGGGATCGATCGCCGTCACCGGTTCGCTTATCCAATGGTTGCGCGACAACCTCGGCATCATTTCTCGTTCTGAGGAGGTCGAGACTCTCGCCGCTTCGGTCGACGACAACGGTGGCGTCTACTTCGTTCCCGCGTTCTCAGGCCTTTTCGCACCCCATTGGCGACCGGATGCTCGCGGAGCCATCCTCGGACTCACTCGTTTCGCCAATAAGGGTCACATTGCTCGCGCCGCGCTCGAAGCCACCGCATTCCAAACCAGCGACGTGATCGAAGCCGCCAATGCGGATGCCGATGTTGCGATGACAGAGCTACGGGTGGATGGCGGCATGGTCGCCAACTCCACGCTCATGCAGTTTCAGGCAGACATCCTCAACATGCCCGTCGTTCGCCCGGAAGTTGCGGAGACCACCGCACTCGGTGCCGCCTATGCTGCCGGGCTTGCCGTCGACTACTGGAGCGGGCTCGACGAACTGCGCGATCGCTGGAATGAAGGCGAACGCTGGGAGCCTCAGATGGATGCTGCCGAACGTGAGCGCCTCATCCGCAACTGGAAAAAGGCCATCACCAAAACGTTGGACTGGGTCAACGAAGACACCGACTAG
- a CDS encoding GAF and ANTAR domain-containing protein, whose protein sequence is MDGTTREAQISAAFVTVAETLTAEHDMVDVLHTFVERCAEIVRMDAGGLVMVDDADDLQLMTSTSEAAMMLESMQLADAAGPCIECFRTGEAVAINDISTSVAWPEFCANAVDQGFNSLLSIPMKVHGRVIGTMNLFRAASEAVSSRDAAVAQALADVATIGITHERALHQAQVVEEQLQNALNSRIAIEQAKGVIANGLSLSMDDAFVLLRKYSRDCNLTLRAASEMVSRREITVQHIVAAATRG, encoded by the coding sequence ATGGACGGCACAACGCGCGAGGCCCAGATCAGTGCAGCGTTCGTTACCGTTGCAGAAACGCTTACCGCCGAACACGACATGGTGGATGTTCTCCACACCTTTGTGGAACGGTGCGCAGAGATTGTGCGCATGGATGCCGGCGGCCTAGTGATGGTCGATGATGCTGATGATCTCCAACTCATGACGTCGACAAGCGAAGCGGCGATGATGCTGGAGAGTATGCAGCTCGCTGACGCAGCAGGCCCATGCATCGAGTGTTTTCGCACAGGAGAAGCGGTCGCCATCAACGATATTTCTACGTCAGTGGCGTGGCCCGAATTTTGTGCTAATGCCGTTGATCAGGGGTTCAATTCGCTGTTGTCGATCCCAATGAAAGTTCACGGCAGGGTTATCGGCACGATGAACCTCTTTCGTGCGGCGAGTGAAGCGGTCAGTTCACGCGATGCGGCTGTGGCTCAGGCCCTCGCCGACGTTGCGACAATCGGAATCACTCACGAGCGAGCCCTTCACCAAGCGCAGGTCGTCGAAGAGCAGTTGCAGAACGCTCTGAACAGTCGAATTGCCATTGAGCAGGCCAAGGGAGTAATCGCGAATGGGCTATCGCTCAGCATGGATGACGCGTTCGTTCTCCTCCGCAAATACTCCCGGGACTGCAATCTCACGCTACGGGCGGCGTCAGAGATGGTGAGCCGACGCGAGATCACGGTGCAACACATTGTCGCCGCGGCGACCAGAGGCTAA
- a CDS encoding YchJ family protein, producing the protein MKACPCQSLETYDDCCSRFHRGEALAPTAERLMRSRYSAYALGETEYLLKTWHPSTRPVTLELDTNVRWFRLDIVARTGGSMFDSRGTVEFRAHYRSDGIAGQQHENSSFVRENGAWLYVDAV; encoded by the coding sequence ATGAAAGCATGCCCCTGTCAGTCGTTGGAAACCTACGACGATTGCTGCAGCCGCTTTCACCGCGGCGAGGCACTTGCACCCACCGCTGAACGGCTGATGCGGTCCCGCTACAGCGCCTACGCTCTCGGTGAGACCGAGTACCTGCTGAAGACGTGGCATCCGTCTACGCGCCCGGTAACGCTCGAACTCGATACGAACGTGCGCTGGTTCCGCCTCGATATCGTCGCGCGCACCGGCGGCAGCATGTTCGATTCGCGGGGCACGGTCGAATTTCGAGCTCACTATCGCAGCGACGGCATCGCTGGCCAGCAACACGAAAACAGCAGTTTCGTGCGCGAAAATGGCGCCTGGCTCTACGTCGATGCTGTCTAA
- a CDS encoding pyridoxamine 5'-phosphate oxidase family protein, which produces MSHDMSEAGWSPQGPVIELSDQASLDLLASKSFGHLALSNEGRPDIFPVNYYCDKKTILFRTASGSKLHELTENMHVAFEVDVKTPDDVWSVVVRGLATVLDDASQVTAQALKTLPDWVPIESFVYILIEPESIRGRLFERRLPIGHS; this is translated from the coding sequence ATGTCTCATGACATGAGTGAAGCCGGCTGGTCCCCGCAGGGGCCCGTCATCGAGTTGTCCGATCAGGCAAGCCTGGATCTGCTTGCCAGCAAGAGCTTCGGCCATCTCGCTCTCAGCAATGAGGGGCGTCCGGATATCTTCCCGGTCAACTATTACTGCGACAAGAAAACAATCCTGTTTCGCACCGCATCGGGCTCAAAACTTCACGAACTTACTGAGAACATGCATGTCGCGTTCGAAGTTGACGTGAAGACTCCGGATGACGTGTGGAGCGTCGTAGTTCGAGGGCTGGCGACAGTACTCGATGACGCCTCGCAGGTAACGGCTCAAGCTCTCAAGACGCTGCCCGATTGGGTGCCGATCGAGTCCTTCGTCTACATCCTGATCGAACCAGAATCCATCCGCGGCCGCCTCTTTGAGCGCCGCCTACCGATAGGACACAGCTAA
- a CDS encoding DUF305 domain-containing protein, with protein sequence MIPATERVAGAVNPARRSFLAFGILAAAGSALAACATSTATEDASAAEDTPSDTDIGFFKDMALHHEQALAMCQRVIGRDNGDSVQALAADILQNQSFERGVMHTWLTVWGESTAPPETVMAWMGMEMPAADMTGLATDEQMTSLSTTTGMAQGRLFLNLMRAHHVGGVHMAAYANEHAAVSTVRATAERMQVIQTYEIGIIDQLLSTTYL encoded by the coding sequence ATGATCCCGGCGACAGAGCGTGTGGCAGGTGCGGTGAATCCCGCCCGCCGCAGCTTTCTCGCGTTCGGGATACTCGCCGCAGCCGGCTCAGCACTCGCCGCCTGCGCGACCTCTACCGCTACCGAGGACGCAAGCGCCGCCGAAGACACGCCCAGCGACACTGATATCGGCTTCTTTAAAGACATGGCGTTGCACCATGAGCAGGCCCTCGCCATGTGCCAGCGCGTGATCGGACGCGACAATGGCGACTCTGTTCAAGCACTGGCCGCCGACATCCTGCAAAATCAATCGTTCGAGCGAGGAGTGATGCACACCTGGCTTACCGTGTGGGGCGAGAGCACTGCGCCTCCCGAGACAGTGATGGCATGGATGGGGATGGAAATGCCGGCTGCCGATATGACCGGGCTCGCGACCGACGAGCAAATGACCTCCCTTTCCACCACCACAGGGATGGCGCAGGGCCGACTGTTTCTAAACCTCATGCGCGCCCACCACGTCGGCGGCGTTCACATGGCCGCTTATGCGAACGAACACGCCGCCGTGAGCACTGTGCGAGCAACTGCTGAACGCATGCAGGTCATCCAAACCTATGAAATCGGCATCATCGATCAGCTACTCTCAACTACCTATCTTTAG
- a CDS encoding NAD(P) transhydrogenase subunit alpha, whose protein sequence is MANSDTSLTIGVLSEKTSREHRVALDPSATKQLVQAGFSVLIEAGCGSDASFTDESYLSAGATLAARSEIIASCDALAALSLPASDVTNALSSGSAVIGLLDPLNNLDRVSTLAAQGLTLVALGLLPRTLSRAQSMDALSSQSSAAGYRAGIVAAEKFGRYLPMMITASGTATPAKAIVIGTGVAGLQAIATTKRLGAVVTGYDVRAASHTEVESLGAKFLTSSVAAGAGEGGYARAMTAEEQAIQQKELADALVAFDIIITTAKVPGRTPPLLVSQDTLAELKPGTVCVDLGASDKGGNVFGSIDGETFTTANGVVVVGGGNLAADLPASSSLMYGRNITAVVEALAPAGTIAIDPADDVHKAIVVCHAGDVTNAAVRTALNLDSLDSTETVKAQAN, encoded by the coding sequence ATGGCCAACTCAGATACAAGCCTGACCATCGGGGTTCTCTCCGAAAAAACCTCGCGTGAGCACCGCGTCGCTCTCGACCCGAGCGCCACCAAGCAGCTCGTTCAGGCAGGGTTCTCGGTGCTTATTGAAGCCGGGTGCGGTTCAGACGCGAGCTTTACCGATGAGAGCTACCTCTCCGCCGGGGCCACTCTCGCCGCGCGATCTGAGATCATCGCGTCGTGCGATGCACTCGCCGCCCTATCCCTCCCCGCGTCAGACGTCACTAACGCTCTTTCGTCGGGCAGCGCTGTCATTGGGCTTCTTGACCCTCTCAATAACCTCGACCGAGTCTCTACGTTGGCGGCTCAAGGGCTCACGCTCGTGGCGCTCGGATTGCTTCCCCGGACTCTGAGTCGTGCCCAGTCGATGGATGCGCTCAGCTCTCAGTCGAGCGCGGCAGGATATCGAGCGGGCATCGTGGCCGCCGAAAAATTCGGTCGCTACTTGCCCATGATGATTACAGCATCCGGAACCGCGACTCCTGCGAAGGCGATCGTGATTGGTACCGGTGTTGCTGGGCTCCAGGCCATTGCCACGACCAAACGCCTCGGTGCCGTGGTCACCGGCTACGACGTTCGCGCAGCCTCCCACACCGAAGTTGAATCGCTCGGCGCCAAGTTCCTCACGTCGTCCGTTGCGGCCGGCGCTGGTGAAGGCGGCTACGCCCGCGCAATGACCGCCGAAGAGCAAGCGATCCAACAGAAAGAACTTGCGGATGCTCTCGTCGCCTTCGACATCATCATCACGACCGCAAAAGTGCCGGGCCGCACTCCCCCGCTGCTGGTCTCGCAAGACACTCTCGCCGAGTTGAAGCCCGGTACCGTCTGCGTCGACCTCGGTGCGAGCGACAAGGGTGGAAATGTCTTCGGCTCAATCGATGGGGAGACTTTCACGACGGCGAACGGTGTCGTCGTGGTCGGCGGTGGCAACCTCGCCGCCGATCTTCCTGCCTCGTCCTCGCTAATGTATGGCCGCAACATCACCGCTGTCGTCGAAGCACTCGCCCCCGCGGGCACCATCGCGATCGATCCGGCTGACGACGTGCACAAAGCCATCGTCGTTTGCCATGCGGGAGATGTGACGAATGCGGCGGTACGCACAGCCCTCAACCTTGATTCCCTCGACTCCACCGAAACTGTGAAAGCTCAGGCCAACTGA
- a CDS encoding VOC family protein, with translation MRLSSAVTFVSDLDRSVAFYCELLQVTCTIRSESAALLVGPDNYELYLRGKHAQPSRVLGSVGIQYLIWSADSMDELQRCEDVLRRESTHVRRERLDDYDVVEGRDPDHLAIMVVFPGPDESVRHSIIPRIYSW, from the coding sequence GTGCGTCTCTCATCTGCAGTCACTTTTGTTTCGGACCTCGATCGATCTGTTGCGTTCTATTGCGAGCTGCTGCAGGTGACGTGCACTATCCGCAGCGAATCGGCGGCGCTGTTGGTTGGCCCCGATAACTATGAGTTGTACTTGCGCGGTAAACACGCCCAACCGAGCCGGGTACTCGGATCGGTCGGCATCCAGTATCTAATCTGGAGCGCCGACAGCATGGATGAACTTCAGCGCTGTGAAGATGTCTTGCGGAGGGAGTCCACCCACGTGCGCCGTGAACGGTTGGACGACTACGACGTAGTTGAGGGGCGCGACCCCGACCATCTAGCGATCATGGTGGTGTTCCCGGGGCCCGATGAATCGGTGCGGCACAGCATCATCCCGAGGATCTACAGCTGGTAG